A genome region from Meleagris gallopavo isolate NT-WF06-2002-E0010 breed Aviagen turkey brand Nicholas breeding stock chromosome 7, Turkey_5.1, whole genome shotgun sequence includes the following:
- the LOC104911807 gene encoding tyrosine-protein phosphatase non-receptor type 4-like, whose protein sequence is MEIPSSTIINQYIACQGPLPNTCPDFWQMTWEQGSSMVVMLTTQVERGRVKCHQYWPEPSGSSSYGNFQITCHSEEGNPAYVFREMTLTNLEKEESRQLTQIQYIAWPDHGVPDDSSDFLDFVCLVRKKRAGREEPVVVHCRYP, encoded by the exons ATGGAAATCCCTTCTTCCACAATAATAAACCAGTACATTGCCTGTCAAGGTCCATTGCCGAACACTTGTCCTGATTTTTGGCAGATGACTTGGGAGCAAGGCTCATCTATGGTTGTAATGTTAACAACTCAAGTTGAACGGGGCAGG GTTAAATGCCATCAATACTGGCCAGAGCCATCAGGAAGCTCATCGTATGGGAATTTCCAGATTACCTGCCATTCAGAAGAAGGAAATCCTGCTTATGTCTTTCGAGAAATGACACTGACTAATCTGGAG AAAGAGGAAAGCCGCCAGCTGACCCAAATTCAGTACATTGCATGGCCTGACCACGGGGTTCCTGATGATTCCAGTGATTTCCTAGACTTTGTGTGCCTCGTGCGAAAGAAGCGGGCTGGCAGAGAAGAACCTGTTGTTGTTCACTGCAGGTACCCC